The Glutamicibacter mishrai DNA window CAAGCGTCTACCGCGTCTTGCCCATGCTTCTGGAAAAATAGAGGTCTTGATATATGGGTGTTAGCCCACGTCGACTTTGACTGTGCCAAAATGGGTTGTAAAGCGTGCCACACCTCAGCCCAAATACCCATCCACAGCCGGCTTACGAAAATAGTTGGGAAGGCTAGTAGAGTGTGCTTATAAATGGCGTCGTAGGAAAGAAGTATCCGTTTGAGTTCAAACGCTAGTTCCGGATTTGGTTTCTGGAACGAGAGCTCAAATTCCGGTTGCAACATTAGACGAATCTCGCCGTCACCCCAACGAGCCACCGATTTACCCTTATGAAGTTCTTCCATGGTCTCCATCATGGACAACTGTCGATACTGAATAGTCTCATCGACATCTGCTAAGACCTCTCGAAGGCTTGCTTTGCCTAAAACTTCAAGCATCCGCCCCTGCTCGGCAAGTTGTTTACCTTGGTTCTCTAAGATCTTGTTTTGATTCTTTACCACGCTCAGCAAGCTTGTTAC harbors:
- a CDS encoding GT-D fold domain-containing glycosyltransferase, encoding MEIEQLVTSLLSVVKNQNKILENQGKQLAEQGRMLEVLGKASLREVLADVDETIQYRQLSMMETMEELHKGKSVARWGDGEIRLMLQPEFELSFQKPNPELAFELKRILLSYDAIYKHTLLAFPTIFVSRLWMGIWAEVWHALQPILAQSKSTWANTHISRPLFFQKHGQDAVDAWRSLWDGKNVCVIAGKNSRFALLPELFDNVADIKLVESLPRNAFSEFSELKQRVLDTPKADIYLTALGPTGTTLSAFLSSPDGGNKHTIDVGHLASSYAAAFTGGEFPENVPLIKPDSK